Proteins encoded in a region of the Candidatus Moanabacter tarae genome:
- the dgoT gene encoding D-galactonate transporter, whose protein sequence is MKFTDDKKNFDLDKVEPDYSEGYSWYVVGILMLFYALSFVDRQIIALLVEPMKADLGLSDVEMSLLGGLSFAIFYTIFGIPLGRLADSSNRRGLIAAGVVVWSLMTTLCGFASRFSHLLLLRMGVGLGEAALSPAAFSIIADYFPSHRRATALSIYSMGIYLGAGLAFTGGAILLGWAERTIALRGGEPLFILGNIQPWQVVFLMVGIPGLLMTFLLATVREPSRKGLKQSGLNREGKGGVGVPLKEVMRFLSENRKALFCHNFGIAFLSLSAYAGAFWDAAFFERIHSWAPREMGIWYGILTMAAGAAGVLTGGRLSDWLSSRGIKNANMVTILIASISWLPFGIAYPLMPNVSLSLTMLFPTLFTAAMPFGCAAAAIQEMMPSRMRAQASALYLFIINIIGLGIGPTAVAFFTEQVFQDLQMVRYSLVLVAGGGHIIAVGLLWLSLGSYSETVERAEN, encoded by the coding sequence ATGAAGTTCACAGACGACAAAAAAAACTTCGATTTAGATAAAGTAGAGCCCGATTACTCGGAAGGTTACTCGTGGTATGTCGTCGGGATCCTTATGCTTTTTTATGCACTTTCCTTTGTCGATCGCCAAATTATCGCTCTCCTGGTAGAACCGATGAAGGCCGATCTCGGTCTATCGGATGTAGAGATGAGCCTTTTGGGTGGGCTCAGTTTCGCTATATTCTATACGATCTTTGGAATTCCTTTAGGGCGGTTAGCCGATTCTAGTAATCGTCGGGGTCTGATTGCGGCTGGGGTTGTAGTGTGGAGCCTAATGACGACCCTCTGTGGATTTGCTAGCCGATTTTCCCATCTCCTCCTACTGCGAATGGGGGTGGGACTTGGTGAAGCAGCACTGTCACCGGCTGCTTTCTCGATTATTGCGGATTATTTTCCCAGTCACCGACGAGCGACTGCCTTGAGTATTTACTCGATGGGGATCTATCTGGGGGCTGGTTTGGCCTTTACCGGTGGTGCTATTCTTCTTGGTTGGGCCGAACGGACCATCGCACTCCGTGGAGGTGAGCCACTTTTTATCCTTGGAAATATCCAGCCGTGGCAGGTTGTGTTTCTCATGGTCGGGATCCCAGGTCTTTTGATGACCTTTTTGTTAGCGACAGTGAGGGAACCTAGCCGGAAGGGCCTAAAGCAATCGGGACTAAACAGAGAGGGAAAAGGAGGTGTTGGCGTTCCATTAAAAGAAGTAATGCGTTTTCTTAGTGAAAACCGGAAGGCTCTATTCTGTCACAATTTTGGTATAGCCTTTCTTTCCTTATCGGCCTATGCGGGTGCCTTTTGGGACGCGGCTTTTTTTGAGCGGATCCACAGTTGGGCGCCTCGGGAAATGGGAATTTGGTATGGGATTCTTACGATGGCGGCAGGTGCTGCGGGGGTTTTAACGGGAGGAAGGTTATCCGACTGGCTCTCGAGCCGTGGGATCAAAAATGCTAACATGGTCACCATTTTGATTGCTTCGATCAGTTGGCTGCCCTTCGGAATTGCTTATCCCCTAATGCCAAATGTTTCGCTTTCTCTCACCATGTTGTTTCCCACTCTTTTTACAGCCGCCATGCCATTCGGTTGCGCCGCTGCTGCTATCCAGGAAATGATGCCTTCACGGATGAGAGCACAAGCTTCAGCCCTCTACCTCTTTATTATCAATATAATCGGTCTTGGAATCGGTCCAACCGCGGTTGCTTTTTTCACTGAGCAAGTATTCCAGGATTTACAGATGGTCCGCTACTCTCTGGTTTTGGTGGCAGGAGGAGGGCACATTATAGCAGTTGGACTACTTTGGCTTTCCCTAGGATCGTATTCTGAGACGGTTGAGCGAGCTGAGAACTAG
- the smc_3 gene encoding Chromosome partition protein Smc, with amino-acid sequence MFGRSFSEFSSGLPWPEVFGMYLKELRINGFKSFADGTVINLTPGVTSVVGPNGCGKSNIADAIRWVLGEQSAKSLRAGQMQDVIFQGTDSRKAVNLCEVALVFTECEEELGTAYNEVEVVRRLSRDISSEYLLNGNACRLKDIHRLFLDTGVGRVSYSFMLQGQIDQILSTNPEERRSIFEEAAGISKYKAQRREALNKLSLVDTNLARVSDVTEEVMRQIGSLRRQAGKALRYKRIKRRLNHLDLSVQARAWGDLRGTVGAAETEAVALRKKSEALNRILQGREKELERWRIEKSELYETLRDAQQRMFDLKSEKEQSENRAELAAIRTSDIEKRISEIRIEITDIEKDQKLLEEQAKGDFRIKEEQLNLVFTSDDLFSTENQELSSLVSDLDKVESDLEKRRGKLEVTESNIPRLRSKCTSLEVKLQTFQIERGKFSDEIHSSEEERMRLLSEQQDIEKTLKAGKKQSEKEETNLSERQREWEELQIAYRNLQSEIQQAERTIAEQAAQISLIENLEERFEGYGDGAKALLEGKLDDLLEKDSFRILSKFLHIDSGYTKAMVSLLGPAVDTMVLDDPDTITPIIDRLDDRKLGRVCLQITAPPRLIGEIPNFPIWLKPAKDIVRAREPEMQGYLSVLLEDCYFCDEISEFLDYWRENPEFEFIFVATRNGELIDRRGLFFGGHKAGQGDTFLQRAERVKLLREGKEKAEMDRDGLRDRAQRLLKQLEEKEANIESKRKLLLEISQEVSLAQGQNIGVRENLERNSYRIEEARTQLNRLEQSREILESERTNAHQDLKTAESEIETLKKAAANEEISAEELRSERDRRREKLSDVRLDLAERKQKLESIERKLDEIERQSSEIGGLLVKRRQEVDTFLEQAELLKMESKEQEKRAGEVEKTLDVTLASVETDRGKLLRAESETKRLEEALGEERSEHNKLETELNKIEIRIAETNTELRFLQEKARREYEIDLDRIDWKHELWEAGDELKERVQLDLDDESVLGEEEPKRKEPSEEDLQSIELTDWAIVCKEVEILRERITTMGPVNLIAIEEYRELKDRHSFLTEQSNDLWRSKEQLLAAIDEINKTSQAMFQATFGKIRENFIFTFSKLFGGGHSDLELVDKEDVLESGIEITARPPGTRLKTLALLSGGQKTMTAVALLFAIYMVKPSPFCLLDELDAPLDDANIGRFVSMLQKFTEFSQFIIITHNKRTIASSDSIFGVTMQEKGVSKLVSMRFNVESGRTEEVGANRESSVES; translated from the coding sequence TTGTTTGGAAGGTCCTTCTCGGAGTTTTCCTCAGGTCTACCTTGGCCAGAAGTTTTTGGTATGTATCTAAAAGAGCTGCGCATAAATGGCTTTAAGAGTTTCGCTGACGGGACTGTGATCAATTTGACCCCTGGGGTCACCTCGGTTGTAGGTCCGAATGGTTGTGGTAAGAGTAACATTGCCGACGCAATACGGTGGGTCTTGGGTGAACAGAGTGCAAAGTCTCTCCGCGCGGGCCAGATGCAGGATGTGATATTCCAGGGAACGGACTCACGAAAGGCTGTTAATCTTTGCGAGGTTGCATTAGTATTCACAGAGTGTGAGGAGGAATTAGGAACGGCTTATAACGAGGTAGAGGTAGTTCGTCGCCTTTCACGTGATATCAGCAGTGAGTACCTCCTGAACGGGAATGCTTGCCGTCTCAAGGATATTCACCGGCTTTTTTTGGATACGGGGGTCGGGCGAGTTTCCTATTCCTTTATGCTGCAGGGTCAGATTGACCAGATCCTATCGACGAATCCTGAGGAGCGGCGTAGTATCTTCGAGGAAGCCGCGGGAATTTCAAAATATAAGGCGCAGCGAAGAGAGGCACTTAACAAGCTGAGTCTTGTCGATACTAATTTAGCTAGGGTCTCGGATGTGACCGAGGAAGTCATGCGACAGATTGGATCCCTGAGGCGGCAAGCAGGCAAAGCACTGCGCTACAAACGGATTAAGCGTCGGCTTAACCACCTTGATCTCTCTGTACAGGCCAGAGCTTGGGGTGATTTGCGTGGGACGGTTGGGGCGGCCGAAACGGAGGCGGTGGCGCTCAGAAAAAAATCAGAAGCTTTAAATCGGATCCTTCAAGGTCGGGAAAAGGAATTGGAACGGTGGAGAATAGAAAAGAGCGAACTTTACGAAACTCTTCGGGATGCTCAGCAAAGAATGTTCGATCTAAAGTCGGAGAAGGAGCAATCTGAGAATCGTGCTGAATTAGCAGCGATTCGTACAAGTGATATTGAGAAACGAATCTCTGAGATCAGGATAGAGATAACGGATATTGAGAAAGACCAGAAGCTGTTGGAGGAACAGGCGAAGGGGGATTTTCGGATCAAAGAGGAGCAGCTGAATCTAGTCTTCACCTCGGATGATTTGTTCAGCACTGAGAATCAGGAGCTGTCTTCTCTTGTTTCTGATTTAGATAAGGTCGAGTCTGATCTCGAGAAAAGGAGAGGAAAGCTTGAGGTAACCGAAAGTAACATCCCGCGTTTGCGCTCTAAGTGCACCTCATTAGAGGTTAAATTACAGACTTTTCAGATCGAACGCGGAAAATTCTCTGATGAGATCCACAGTTCTGAAGAGGAGCGTATGAGGCTTCTATCTGAGCAGCAGGACATTGAAAAGACGCTTAAAGCAGGAAAGAAGCAGAGCGAGAAGGAAGAGACGAATCTGAGTGAGAGACAGAGGGAATGGGAGGAGCTTCAAATCGCATATCGTAATCTCCAGTCCGAAATTCAACAGGCAGAGCGAACAATTGCGGAGCAAGCAGCACAAATTTCCTTAATCGAGAACTTAGAGGAAAGGTTCGAGGGGTACGGTGATGGTGCAAAGGCCTTGCTTGAAGGGAAGTTAGACGACCTACTCGAGAAAGATTCTTTCAGAATTCTTAGTAAATTTCTCCATATTGATTCCGGTTATACTAAAGCGATGGTTTCCCTTCTTGGCCCGGCTGTCGATACAATGGTCCTTGACGATCCGGATACAATCACTCCGATAATCGATCGATTGGACGATCGAAAGCTAGGAAGGGTTTGTCTTCAAATAACAGCACCGCCGAGACTTATAGGGGAGATTCCAAATTTTCCTATTTGGTTGAAACCGGCTAAGGACATTGTGCGTGCCCGCGAGCCAGAAATGCAGGGATATCTATCTGTTCTCCTTGAAGACTGCTATTTTTGCGATGAGATTTCAGAGTTCTTAGATTATTGGAGGGAGAATCCAGAATTTGAGTTTATCTTCGTTGCAACCAGAAATGGCGAGCTGATTGACCGGAGAGGTCTCTTTTTCGGTGGGCACAAAGCGGGCCAGGGAGATACTTTCCTGCAGCGAGCGGAAAGGGTGAAGTTGTTGAGGGAAGGCAAAGAGAAGGCAGAAATGGACCGCGATGGCTTAAGAGATAGGGCTCAGAGGTTACTCAAGCAACTAGAAGAGAAAGAGGCAAATATCGAAAGCAAGCGAAAACTCCTGCTTGAGATATCTCAGGAAGTTTCACTTGCACAGGGTCAGAATATAGGCGTTCGCGAAAACCTGGAGCGCAATTCATATCGTATAGAAGAAGCTCGGACCCAACTGAATCGTTTAGAGCAAAGTCGGGAGATATTGGAATCTGAACGAACGAATGCCCACCAAGATCTAAAAACTGCTGAGAGTGAGATTGAAACGTTGAAAAAGGCAGCAGCGAACGAAGAAATTAGTGCAGAGGAACTTCGGAGTGAACGTGATCGAAGGAGGGAGAAGCTTTCGGATGTGAGGCTCGATTTGGCGGAGAGAAAGCAGAAGCTGGAAAGTATTGAGCGAAAATTGGACGAAATTGAGAGACAGTCATCCGAGATCGGAGGATTGTTGGTTAAGAGAAGGCAGGAAGTTGATACTTTCCTTGAACAGGCTGAGTTGCTGAAAATGGAAAGTAAGGAGCAAGAGAAGCGAGCCGGTGAGGTTGAAAAGACGTTGGACGTTACATTAGCTTCCGTGGAGACCGATCGGGGCAAGCTACTGCGTGCAGAGTCCGAGACTAAGCGACTGGAGGAGGCTTTAGGGGAGGAGAGATCGGAACATAATAAATTAGAAACTGAGCTAAATAAGATAGAGATTCGAATTGCAGAGACTAACACTGAGCTGAGATTCCTGCAAGAGAAGGCTCGGAGGGAGTATGAGATCGATTTAGATAGAATCGATTGGAAACATGAGTTATGGGAGGCAGGGGATGAGCTTAAGGAGAGAGTTCAGCTAGATCTCGATGACGAAAGTGTACTAGGAGAAGAAGAGCCGAAGCGAAAGGAACCTTCAGAGGAGGATCTTCAGTCCATAGAATTAACTGATTGGGCTATCGTTTGCAAAGAAGTTGAGATCTTGCGGGAGAGGATAACGACGATGGGTCCTGTGAATCTTATTGCGATTGAGGAGTATCGAGAACTCAAGGATCGGCACTCCTTTCTAACTGAACAGAGCAATGATTTATGGAGATCAAAAGAGCAGCTCTTGGCCGCGATCGATGAAATTAATAAGACCTCCCAAGCAATGTTTCAGGCGACCTTTGGTAAAATCAGAGAAAACTTTATCTTCACTTTCTCAAAACTTTTCGGAGGTGGTCATTCAGATCTAGAGCTAGTTGATAAAGAGGATGTTTTAGAATCTGGAATCGAAATAACGGCTAGACCTCCAGGTACCAGACTTAAGACTCTAGCTCTCTTGAGTGGCGGTCAAAAGACAATGACCGCTGTCGCCTTACTTTTCGCCATCTACATGGTCAAACCAAGTCCCTTTTGCTTGCTCGACGAACTTGATGCTCCTCTAGATGATGCTAATATTGGGCGTTTTGTCTCTATGTTGCAAAAGTTTACAGAATTCTCTCAATTCATCATAATCACACACAATAAAAGGACCATTGCATCATCTGATTCGATATTCGGAGTAACAATGCAGGAAAAAGGTGTTTCTAAACTCGTCTCTATGCGCTTCAACGTCGAATCGGGAAGGACTGAGGAGGTTGGTGCGAACAGAGAAAGTTCAGTTGAAAGCTAG
- the rpiB gene encoding Ribose-5-phosphate isomerase B, with protein sequence MDSEVPRNGGYKRLTDSYLHANSRTMKIALGADHAGYGYKETVKTFLLNSGHEVEDFGTDSDESVDYPLFIRPAAEAVARGKCQMGIVFGGSGNGEAICANKVQGIRCAVCWNMESARLASEHNHANMISIGQRMVDKETALKIVRIWLKTPFEGGRHQRRIAMLD encoded by the coding sequence GTGGACTCCGAAGTTCCGCGAAATGGCGGTTATAAACGCCTGACAGATTCCTACTTGCACGCCAATTCTAGAACAATGAAGATTGCCCTGGGCGCAGATCACGCCGGCTACGGCTACAAGGAAACGGTTAAGACTTTCCTTCTAAATTCCGGCCATGAAGTGGAGGACTTTGGGACTGACAGTGATGAATCGGTCGATTACCCACTGTTTATTCGTCCAGCAGCCGAAGCGGTAGCACGGGGAAAATGCCAAATGGGTATCGTTTTCGGTGGTTCCGGAAACGGAGAAGCAATTTGTGCAAACAAGGTTCAGGGCATTCGATGTGCAGTGTGTTGGAATATGGAAAGCGCCCGTCTTGCGAGTGAGCACAATCATGCAAATATGATCTCGATAGGACAAAGGATGGTCGACAAAGAGACAGCATTAAAAATCGTTCGAATCTGGCTCAAAACTCCTTTTGAAGGGGGACGACACCAAAGAAGAATTGCCATGCTAGACTAG
- the tsaD gene encoding tRNA N6-adenosine threonylcarbamoyltransferase, whose amino-acid sequence MILAIESSCDESAVALFEPERGEIREWIHSQIPIHQNHGGVVPDLASREHTRHLPRLLSKVHWRIDKETIEYVAVTCGPGLASCLAMGIALAKCIALEFEVPLVGVNHLRGHAYSPFIGLYQSEPESFASRLSGYLPHLGLIVSGGNTLLFEIDKNLRLQILAQTVDDAAGEALDKGARLLGLGYPGGPLIEETGKPGDNKAFAFPRAFVSSGEPKFSFSGLKTSLRYRMEKVNDDKLDSLLPDLCASYQAAVVEALTIKTKQFLDVGRFRSLGLSGGVANNQQLRDMMEGLASRFGVRFFCAEAHHTGDNASMIAFASRVDETGSVFDPDLELSFNPSLTLDASFDREKN is encoded by the coding sequence GTGATACTGGCAATCGAAAGTTCCTGCGATGAATCGGCGGTAGCTCTCTTCGAACCGGAGAGAGGGGAGATCCGAGAATGGATCCACAGTCAGATCCCGATACATCAGAATCACGGAGGTGTTGTTCCCGATCTTGCCAGTAGGGAGCATACCAGACATTTGCCTCGGTTACTTTCCAAGGTGCATTGGCGAATAGATAAGGAAACTATTGAGTATGTAGCTGTAACATGTGGTCCCGGATTGGCCAGTTGTTTGGCCATGGGGATCGCTTTAGCGAAGTGTATAGCGTTGGAATTCGAGGTTCCCTTAGTCGGGGTTAATCATCTCCGTGGGCATGCCTATTCCCCTTTTATTGGCCTTTATCAATCTGAGCCGGAATCGTTTGCTTCTAGACTTTCTGGCTATCTGCCCCATCTAGGTTTGATCGTTTCTGGCGGTAATACGCTCCTCTTTGAGATTGATAAGAATCTAAGGTTGCAGATTTTGGCCCAAACGGTCGACGATGCTGCGGGAGAGGCTCTCGACAAAGGAGCCAGACTCCTTGGTCTTGGATATCCTGGCGGACCTTTGATTGAAGAGACCGGGAAGCCTGGAGACAATAAAGCCTTCGCTTTTCCCCGAGCCTTTGTTTCCTCAGGAGAACCAAAGTTTAGTTTTTCAGGCCTCAAGACAAGTCTCCGCTACCGGATGGAGAAAGTGAATGATGATAAGTTGGATTCACTCTTGCCTGATCTCTGTGCAAGTTACCAGGCGGCTGTAGTTGAAGCCCTCACGATTAAGACCAAGCAATTCCTCGATGTTGGAAGGTTTCGTAGTTTGGGTCTTTCCGGAGGAGTTGCGAACAATCAGCAACTCCGTGACATGATGGAAGGTTTGGCAAGTCGTTTTGGGGTGAGGTTTTTCTGTGCTGAGGCGCACCACACAGGGGATAATGCATCGATGATTGCCTTCGCCTCAAGGGTTGACGAAACCGGTAGCGTGTTTGATCCAGATCTTGAGCTTTCGTTCAACCCCTCGCTCACCCTCGATGCAAGTTTCGATCGTGAGAAAAATTAA
- the resA_2 gene encoding Thiol-disulfide oxidoreductase ResA, with product MRGHISKSKYIIFVLGTILIVSWALQKNPNEYESPISQVLLPLEVDIVSGPPIQIDNPVLIEFWATWCTPCKNTIPVLNEIYENYQDRGLQVVGLTSEDELIVSKSLEQLPIDYTIAIDPNHQYFSLFRVTSIPHLVLMDAGGVVLWQGHPLQFPERVLARVFSDAG from the coding sequence ATGCGAGGTCATATAAGCAAATCCAAATATATCATATTTGTTCTTGGCACCATACTCATTGTGAGCTGGGCACTTCAAAAGAACCCCAATGAATATGAAAGTCCAATCAGCCAAGTGCTTCTCCCTCTCGAAGTCGATATCGTGAGCGGTCCGCCAATCCAAATCGACAACCCGGTTTTGATCGAATTTTGGGCTACATGGTGCACCCCTTGCAAGAATACGATTCCCGTCCTGAACGAAATTTATGAGAATTATCAAGACCGAGGACTCCAAGTCGTCGGGCTAACATCGGAAGATGAACTGATCGTCTCTAAATCACTCGAGCAACTCCCTATTGACTATACGATCGCCATTGACCCAAACCATCAATATTTCTCTCTCTTCCGCGTCACCAGCATCCCTCATCTTGTTCTTATGGATGCTGGTGGAGTAGTCCTCTGGCAAGGACATCCGCTCCAGTTTCCAGAGAGAGTCCTAGCTCGTGTTTTTAGTGATGCCGGCTAA
- the rpmB gene encoding 50S ribosomal protein L28, with amino-acid sequence MWYAVDIPDITLAEQAVLRSRILPIPRLFLKDKKLESLPLSRFPHPSSIERTKSAMSKICVVTGKRPHRGGRISRKGIPKKSGGIGTYLVKRVKRSFKPNLQKVRVRMPNGQVKRIWVSAKAIKAGKVTK; translated from the coding sequence ATGTGGTATGCCGTGGACATTCCGGATATCACATTGGCAGAGCAAGCAGTATTACGGTCTAGAATTCTCCCTATTCCCAGATTATTTCTGAAAGACAAAAAGCTTGAATCATTGCCTTTATCTCGCTTTCCTCACCCCTCGAGTATCGAGAGAACTAAATCTGCCATGTCAAAAATCTGCGTTGTAACTGGTAAACGCCCCCATCGGGGTGGTCGCATCAGCCGCAAGGGTATCCCAAAAAAAAGTGGGGGTATCGGCACCTACCTGGTTAAGCGAGTCAAGCGCTCATTTAAGCCAAACCTGCAGAAAGTGCGTGTCCGTATGCCAAATGGACAGGTAAAACGTATCTGGGTATCGGCAAAGGCGATTAAAGCGGGGAAGGTAACCAAATAG
- the bcp gene encoding Peroxiredoxin Bcp: MSKLKVGNPAPEFKLQDQKGKIVRLSDFIGRKVLVFFYPKADTPGCTVQSCNVSESLGKLSELAAVPIGISPDSPEDQLKFDEKFSLGFSLLADSNHAVAEAYGVWGEKVMYGKSYLGIIRSSFIIDEKGIVFSVWYNVSPKDTVPKALAALRG; this comes from the coding sequence ATGAGTAAACTCAAAGTAGGAAATCCGGCCCCTGAATTCAAATTGCAGGATCAAAAAGGGAAAATTGTACGATTGTCCGACTTTATTGGTCGCAAGGTATTGGTGTTTTTCTATCCTAAGGCAGATACGCCTGGCTGCACTGTTCAATCATGCAACGTTAGCGAGTCTCTTGGGAAATTATCCGAATTGGCTGCGGTGCCTATTGGGATAAGTCCAGATAGTCCTGAGGATCAACTGAAATTTGATGAGAAGTTCAGTCTTGGATTTTCACTTTTGGCTGACAGTAACCACGCAGTGGCAGAAGCTTATGGTGTTTGGGGAGAGAAAGTGATGTACGGCAAAAGTTATCTGGGAATCATTCGATCTTCGTTTATCATCGATGAGAAAGGGATTGTTTTTTCGGTATGGTATAATGTGAGCCCGAAAGATACCGTTCCCAAAGCGCTCGCGGCACTTAGGGGGTAG
- the eda gene encoding KHG/KDPG aldolase — protein MELPFNLKLAERLSQTQVVAVIVIEKVEDAVPMANALMEGGIDAIELTLRTPVAIEAMKKIVRELPEMSVGIGTVIEIEQARTVHGEGAAFAVAPGMNRKVMEEAIRLGLSFAPGVATPSDIETALEYGCRLLKFFPAEPIGGLSYLRSMAAPYMHLGIKYIPLGGIKPANLKEYLEDPLIAAIGGSWIAPKDLINEKNWNMITVNSREAREITLS, from the coding sequence ATGGAACTTCCCTTCAACCTTAAACTCGCAGAAAGACTGTCCCAGACCCAAGTAGTTGCTGTTATTGTCATTGAAAAAGTGGAGGATGCAGTACCCATGGCAAATGCCTTAATGGAAGGCGGTATCGATGCAATTGAGCTTACCTTGAGAACACCCGTTGCAATCGAAGCCATGAAAAAAATCGTCCGCGAATTACCAGAGATGAGCGTTGGAATTGGTACTGTCATTGAGATCGAACAAGCGCGAACAGTACACGGGGAAGGAGCTGCTTTCGCAGTTGCGCCTGGCATGAACCGAAAAGTTATGGAAGAGGCTATTAGACTAGGACTCTCTTTTGCTCCAGGCGTGGCGACACCTTCCGATATTGAAACGGCTCTCGAGTACGGATGCCGCCTGCTGAAATTTTTTCCCGCAGAACCGATTGGTGGGCTCTCCTATCTTCGTAGTATGGCAGCCCCTTACATGCACCTCGGTATCAAATATATACCCCTCGGAGGCATCAAACCGGCAAATCTGAAAGAGTACCTTGAGGATCCCTTGATCGCCGCAATCGGGGGATCTTGGATCGCTCCCAAAGACCTAATTAACGAGAAGAACTGGAATATGATCACTGTAAACTCCCGAGAAGCTCGAGAAATCACCTTAAGTTAA
- the ytrF_2 gene encoding ABC transporter permease YtrF, translating into MIPNQIVLPRKVAFNVVIQGFRIRFGRSVVTVLGVVLGIAFLMSILSSQALRKGVVAEDEIRLEISRMLNFLRAEMGPPEERTVGLILTGSLNETESRLILELEKEGLGKLKWTGFYEEEFPIPIQDVVLEKTVEQAVGEDVSAILIMGSGPLPNIDWINLTEKSRQKVLALSRKQNFDFPFSAGTVVDLWREMRPEEIAKAERDIAKEKVRSIWIITISLIVTIIGISNAMLMSVSERFREIGTMKCLGALSAFVRIIFIIESGIIGSIGGILGCFVGVLFSFLAYTVTYGISLAAISFLDGGASLAFAALISLLLSIAMSILAAIYPASVAARMVPADALRSNV; encoded by the coding sequence ATGATACCAAACCAGATCGTCCTTCCCAGGAAAGTGGCTTTTAATGTCGTCATTCAGGGTTTTCGTATTCGATTTGGCCGATCTGTCGTCACCGTACTCGGTGTAGTCCTCGGCATAGCCTTCCTCATGAGCATTCTTTCGAGTCAAGCTCTTCGAAAGGGCGTTGTTGCCGAAGATGAAATCCGTCTTGAAATAAGTCGTATGCTCAATTTTCTCAGAGCAGAAATGGGCCCTCCAGAAGAACGTACCGTTGGATTGATTCTAACGGGATCGTTGAACGAAACCGAAAGTCGTCTTATCCTAGAGCTTGAAAAGGAGGGCCTTGGAAAGCTAAAATGGACAGGCTTCTACGAGGAAGAGTTCCCAATTCCAATTCAGGATGTCGTGCTCGAGAAGACTGTGGAACAAGCCGTTGGAGAGGATGTCAGTGCTATTCTGATAATGGGTTCGGGGCCCCTACCGAACATAGACTGGATAAATCTTACGGAAAAATCCCGCCAAAAAGTACTAGCTCTGAGCCGAAAGCAAAATTTTGATTTCCCATTTTCTGCCGGAACGGTAGTCGACCTGTGGCGTGAAATGAGACCAGAAGAAATTGCCAAAGCAGAGAGAGACATAGCTAAAGAGAAGGTGCGGAGTATATGGATAATCACAATTTCTCTAATTGTAACCATTATTGGAATTAGCAATGCAATGCTCATGTCAGTCTCCGAAAGATTCCGTGAAATAGGCACTATGAAATGCCTCGGAGCGCTGTCAGCCTTCGTTAGAATTATTTTTATTATTGAATCCGGTATCATCGGCTCTATCGGAGGTATCCTTGGTTGTTTTGTCGGAGTCCTTTTTTCATTTCTTGCCTATACCGTGACTTACGGCATTTCTTTGGCTGCTATCTCCTTCCTTGATGGTGGCGCTTCTCTCGCCTTTGCAGCTCTCATAAGTCTGCTCCTCAGTATCGCAATGTCTATCCTTGCTGCCATTTATCCAGCTAGCGTTGCAGCTCGAATGGTTCCCGCAGATGCACTTCGTTCTAACGTTTAG
- the yknY_1 gene encoding putative ABC transporter ATP-binding protein YknY, protein MMPETPNDHPMIKELFSASAKKERECIIHAVDVKKIYRMDKQETQALRGATLDVYKGEYLSIMGPSGSGKSTLFNMIGALQKPTSGKVYIDQVDIAQLDHNELAWLRCRKIGYIFQTFNLIQVMTCLENVTLPMSFAGTESETAREKGLEILRLVGLQERALHKPAELSGGQQQRVAIARALANSPEIILADEPTANLDQKTGAEIIDLLAELKESYGVTIISATHDLKMLKSSDRILWIVDGRIVKSAKPDELDFDSPEFH, encoded by the coding sequence ATGATGCCGGAAACCCCAAATGATCATCCTATGATCAAGGAGCTCTTCAGCGCTTCAGCTAAAAAAGAGCGGGAATGCATAATTCATGCCGTCGATGTTAAAAAAATATATCGCATGGATAAACAGGAGACACAGGCTCTCCGCGGGGCCACTCTTGATGTCTACAAAGGTGAATACCTTTCCATAATGGGCCCATCTGGCTCGGGGAAGTCTACGCTCTTCAACATGATTGGAGCCCTTCAAAAACCGACTTCCGGAAAGGTTTATATCGATCAGGTAGACATCGCCCAACTCGACCATAACGAACTTGCCTGGCTTCGCTGTCGCAAGATCGGGTACATCTTCCAAACATTTAACTTAATCCAGGTGATGACATGTCTTGAAAACGTTACTCTGCCCATGAGCTTTGCCGGGACCGAATCGGAAACCGCCCGAGAGAAAGGATTAGAGATCTTGCGGCTAGTGGGTCTTCAGGAGAGAGCCCTACATAAACCCGCGGAATTAAGTGGCGGGCAACAACAACGGGTTGCAATCGCCCGTGCTCTGGCTAACAGTCCGGAGATCATACTTGCCGATGAGCCTACTGCTAATCTTGATCAAAAAACCGGAGCTGAAATCATCGATTTACTCGCTGAACTTAAAGAGAGCTACGGAGTAACTATTATCTCGGCAACCCATGACCTCAAGATGCTTAAGAGCTCCGACAGAATCCTTTGGATCGTCGATGGAAGGATTGTTAAGTCGGCTAAACCAGATGAATTAGATTTTGATAGCCCGGAATTTCACTAA